A stretch of DNA from bacterium:
GCGCCCGCCACGCCAGCGCAAAATCACCGCGCCGCACAAGCTCACGATCCGTTAATCTTTCCGAAAGCGGCTTCATCAGAATCCAAATCCGAAAATCCGAAAAAGCGAAAAACAGAAAATCATTGTAGTTTCACACGGCAGTGTGTTCTTGTAGCGGCCGATTTATCGTGCCCTTCTCGCGTGGGTTTTCTTCATCCTTCATCCTTCTCTTCACTCCCCACGATCTTCTTGAACTCGGGATCGTCCCAATACGCCTTGAAATCCTCGTCAGTCTTGGCAATTTCTCTGTTCTTCGAGTCAAGCTCGATTGCACGTTTCAGATCGGCCAAGAACTCATTTTTCCTGTGCATCAAGGAGTATGTACAGGCACGATTATAGTGTACACCTGCGACATCCGGCTCGATCTTCAGCGCCGCATCGTACGCTCGAATCGCCGCCTCATAGCGGCCCAGCGCGTGCAAACAAATACCCTTGTTGTTAAATGCCTCATAGTAATCTGGTTTGATCTTAAGCGCTTCATCGCAGGCCTGAATCGCCTCCACGTATCGGCCCAATTTGTAAAGGCTACCACCCTTGTTGTTGAGCGCCTCCTGATAATCCGGCTTGATCTTCAACGCCGCATCGTAGGCTTGAATCGCCTCCTCGTAGCGGCCAAGAGCGGCAAGGCTATTGGCCTTGTTGCTAAGTGCTTCGTGATGGTGGGGATTGAGCTTCAGCGCGGCGTCAAAGGCTTGTATTGCTTCCTTGTGGCAGCCCAGGGCGGCAAGACTATTTCCCTTATTATAGAACGCCTCATGAAAATCCGGCTTAATCTTCAGCGCATCATCAAAAGACTGGAGCGCCTCTTCATCACGGCCCAATTTGGCAAGGCTGTTGCCCTTGTTATTAAGCGCCTTGTAATAGTCCGGCTTGACCCTAAGTACCGCATCGTAAGCCTGAATTGCCTCCTCGTGCAGGCCAAGAGCATCAAGGCTTATCCCCTTGTTATTGAATGCCGCATGATAGTCCGGCTTGATCCTCAGTGCTGCGTCAAAGCTTTGAATCGCTTCCTCGTGGCGACCAAGACCAGCAAGGCCTATTCCTTTGTTGTAGATTGCCTCGGAAAAGTCAGACTTGATCTTCAGCGCGGATTCGCAGGCTTGAATCGCCTTCTCGTATCGGCCCAGCTCAGTAAGACTGTTGCCCTTGTTGTTGAGCGCTACATGATAGTCGGGCTTGATCTTCAGCGCGGCATCGTAACAAGCTACTGCCTCCTCGTGGCGACCCAGCTTGGAAAGGCTAACGCCCCTATTGTTAAGCGCCTCGTGAGAGTCCGGCTTGATCTTCAACGCCGCATCGTAGAACTGTATCGCCTCTTCGTATCGGCCCAGCTCGGTAAGTCCGTTACCCTTGTTGGTGAGTGCCTCGCTAAGATCAGGTTTGATCTTCAGCGCAGTATCAAATGCCGCAATTGCCTCTTCGTGCCGACCTTGATCAGCCAGAAGAACTCCCATGTTGTTGTATGCTGAAGCTGACTCGGGATCAAGCTCAAGAACGCGGCGATATCGTTTCGCCGCTTCGTTCACTTCACCTTGCATCTGAAGCGCGTAGGCAAGGTTGAAGTGAAGCAGGGGCACATCGTCGAATAGATCAGCTAGTGTTGTGTAGAGCTGCGCCGCCGCGGCGAAGTCGTCCCGCTCGAAGGCGCGGCTGGCCAGATGGATCTTTTCCAGCACTGCCTCTCCAACCTGAACCGTGGTCTTGCCGATGGCCTTAATAATCTCTTCGTCGGTGGCAGGAGGAGAGAATTGGGCTTTGAGTTCTGTCTGCCCCGCTAGAAGGACATCGAGCTTGCGGTCAACGTCTTCAACACCAGTTGCTATCGGCTGCGTCAGAGGACGAACTTGGTCCGAGACAGAAAGTTTACGAATATCCCGCCACCAGTTGAAACCAAAAAATAAAACAACGACTGCAAGTGCCAAATAGCCCCATCCGGGAGGAGTCACCGCCATCAAAGCAAATACGCCAAGCCCGGCTGCAATCAATGCGGCCCATGTGAGCGGATTTCTCCAGAATCTCAGAGAAGGTAGCTTAGGCATACAGTATCACTGCGCTCGATGACGATATTCTCGATTACATTCTGCGATTCCGGCCGGGTTGCGCGCGGTTTTCGTGTCGTGAAGGACAGGACATCGAGCGCTTAACCCGGCTCGGCGAGCTTTGTACATTTTTGTTTGTCATTATGGACACCGCGTTTCTTCCCGTATCTATCATTTTGTAAACCGTCAGCGGGCGTCCAGAATCTCTCACGGCTCGCCGTTGTCGGTCTCCTGACCGGCAATGGCAAATGTCGCACGGCCGTGCGAGTCTGCGAATGCGGGGACACAATGAATTGTGTCACTACGAAAACGTGAAAACGGGCACGATAAATCGGCCCCTACGACTCTTCATCTCTTATCGCTCATCGCTCATCGCTTCCCCCATGTTGCCATTCCGCAACATCCCGCAGCGGGGCATTGTGTTTGCAACAGGAGTT
This window harbors:
- a CDS encoding tetratricopeptide repeat protein codes for the protein MPKLPSLRFWRNPLTWAALIAAGLGVFALMAVTPPGWGYLALAVVVLFFGFNWWRDIRKLSVSDQVRPLTQPIATGVEDVDRKLDVLLAGQTELKAQFSPPATDEEIIKAIGKTTVQVGEAVLEKIHLASRAFERDDFAAAAQLYTTLADLFDDVPLLHFNLAYALQMQGEVNEAAKRYRRVLELDPESASAYNNMGVLLADQGRHEEAIAAFDTALKIKPDLSEALTNKGNGLTELGRYEEAIQFYDAALKIKPDSHEALNNRGVSLSKLGRHEEAVACYDAALKIKPDYHVALNNKGNSLTELGRYEKAIQACESALKIKSDFSEAIYNKGIGLAGLGRHEEAIQSFDAALRIKPDYHAAFNNKGISLDALGLHEEAIQAYDAVLRVKPDYYKALNNKGNSLAKLGRDEEALQSFDDALKIKPDFHEAFYNKGNSLAALGCHKEAIQAFDAALKLNPHHHEALSNKANSLAALGRYEEAIQAYDAALKIKPDYQEALNNKGGSLYKLGRYVEAIQACDEALKIKPDYYEAFNNKGICLHALGRYEAAIRAYDAALKIEPDVAGVHYNRACTYSLMHRKNEFLADLKRAIELDSKNREIAKTDEDFKAYWDDPEFKKIVGSEEKDEG